tagctggtacttaatttatcgaccccgaaaggatgaacggcaaagtcgacctcggcggaatttgaactcacaacgtaacgcagacaaaataccgctatgcatttcgcatggcgcgctaacgtgtctgccagctcgccgcctctgcaTACCAATCATATGATTACTCTGCAAGTATTCTTTCATCAACATGGGTTAATTTCAAGAAATATAGCATACCTATTTTAACTTTTAGTAAATTTCTTGGTGAATACCAATTTCTTAGTATTACCTTAATAAAGTTGAATGAAATAGCcagaccatcatcatcaactttccatgctggcattggtaggatgccaatctgatctggcaaagtttctatagctggatgccctttctaatgccaaccactccaagagtgtagtggatacttttacgtgccacctgcatgagggccagtctggcagcactgttgttgtttttcacatgccagtaaggcaacgctgagttttaaaaaaacaaaacaaaaaaaacacattaactTTATATTATGGaagttcacaaacacacactatgtACATGTAACATTCCTTTATTCATTTCCAGGCACAAAGCCTAGTATATGTACTCATTCTGTACCTTAACttggtgtttttcttttctctcttctgacCAAAGGAATCAATCAACCAACATTCATTCTATAGACAGAAATCTTTACTATAAGCAAGTAATAAAGAACAAAGAATCGTCGAGATTTTCCAGTGTTTTATTTCCTACAACACCTCAAAACATTCCTTCctaagaagtagtagtagtagaagtggccTTTACTGCAGTTTTGGCTTCAGCTTTGGCAGCAGCTCGTTTGGCCATTTTAATTCTGTGTCTCTCCTCAcgcatctctctcctctcttcttttgGAATTAATCTGTTGTGTTTTCGAGCAAACCGAAGATTTCTCAGATACTTCCTGTCAACCTGCAAACGATACAATTACACTTTTAACAATCAAAACAACACATTTCATAAACTGCACCCAAACTGACAAGTCCCACTCAACCAACACACATTTCATCACAGTAAAATATCGGCATTATTCCTTAAAAAGATAACCACTTACTcctaataaataaatggataaaacaATGCATAACAGTTGCAGGAGAATTCAATAGACAAGTGCCATCCCAAATATGTGGAAAGTTCCATGGAGCAATCATCCACCCATTCTAAACAGGTTCCACAAGATTTACTATTGTATTCTTCCTTCTGAGATACAGTCTAGAATGAAGacttaataaattatgtaaatatttttaaagactgCAAAATCTTGAGACTTTCACAGCTACTTCTTATTGGtgaatcatgaggttgtgagttcaattcctgtctgtgtgttgtgtccttcaacaagacaatttatttcactttattgctccagtccactcagctggcataaatgagttgtaccagtaattcaaagaggGCCAgtcttgtcccattctgtgtcatgctgggTCTACCTAAGAACTATATCATgggttatgcatgtctgtggagtgctcagccagttgcacATCCATTCCTCAAGCGAGTTactctgttgatcagatcaaccagaTCACATACAGGTGGCACAACCAAAGGAATACCAGTTGTAATCTTTCCTTATTCATTCAGAAAcgctatcaaaaaaaaaaaaaaaattttttaatgacaaCATAAGTTTACTTACACCTTTCATTGAAGGACATCTGAATCTTTTCGGTCTATAAATACCATTACGGTGAGCTTTGCTGTCTGAAAGAATGTAATGTGGacatagaataaataataataataacaacagaagtCCAGTTGCTAATGTAAATACTTCACAAGACATGTCCCTGGGGTTAAACGGCACACCACAGTCAATGTATGACTGAAATGCTTCCTATCCAGGATTTGATGTCATCTCCGATAAATGTTACTGGCAGAGATGTAGTCATTAGAGAGGCTACCCTCCGTGGCTGGAGATGTtgcaataaaacaaatgaaaataataatggtgtGTTAAATTCTGTAagaagggcagcagttttggaggaggtgaatcaattacattgaccccagtattcaactggtactttctaAAGATgaaatcttgtaaaccaaataacCATTCACTAATACTGAATCAGACCAAcatgctagagataacagccaaaACTCATTCAAATCATACTAAACTGAAGgatagtgtatctagaactacattatcttgtCTGAATTATAAGAGATGACCATAGCTGCAATGGTTTTGGTTGTAAGTCTTAAGTTTAAACGAAGGATACTGAATTGAAAATCCaggaatcatcatcgtttaacgtccgttctccatgctagcatgggttggacggttcgaccggggatctgggaagccagaaggctgcaccaggctccagtcttatctggcaatgtttctacagctggatgcccttcctaacgccaattatttataaaacaacccaagtattgtaatatttgttttaaaaagtgGTGCATGTATAAATAGGGGGGAAAGGCAAACGGTTCTCTGGAATGTACGTACCCCTAACGCCCTGCTCAAATCTGTTGATCCctaaaaaggtttttttaaaacttattaaGATCAAATCTCAATTTATTACACAAATTGAATAATAAAATTTAGCTGAAAGTCAACGCTAGTGTCCCTGGGGTTAAACGGCACACCACAGTCAATGTATGACTGAAATGCTTCCTATCCAGGATTTGATGTCATCTCCTGTAAATGTTACTGGCAGAGATGTAGCCATTAGAGAGGCTACCCTCCGTGGCTGGAGATCTTTCAGTAAACTAGATGGGAATAGACATGGAACACAAGACAAAGAAGTTACTATTGGACATTTGACAAACAGAGGAATTTGTAATCTAATTGTGATCATCAAGTACCTCATTCTAATTAAAGATTTCAATATTTAAGTAGATAATAAACTAAGCAACATTTTTACTGAATAAGGCCAGTAGTTGTTCACTCACACTAAATTGATGTTGGTATCTAGAATTACTTTAATCTGGTCTGGAATAAAGAAAATGGCCACAGCCACAAATAGTATTGAATTGGAAAACACTGGGAAACTCATAAATGCAATTATCTAAATGACTAATTATTTTAAGTTTTTGCTCTTCTTTTTATCTTCCTGAGcagtttttaatatttaatacacTACCTTGCTTCTGCTTAATTTGGAAAATAACTCATTAAGGcaatatttgaaacaaattaacaagggttttttttaatgaagacgTTAATTTATGTAAAAGTTTCTAACATAGAACCAGGTGTGATCTCAGACAGGTAGCTCAATTTGAAGGAACAGGACTGAAATCAAGTGATCTACTTCAATTTATTACACAAACTGGATTATAGGATTTAGCTGAAAGTCAGTGCTAGTGTCCCTGGGGTTAAACGGCACACCACAGTCAATGTGTGACTGAAATGCTTCCTATCCAGGATTTAATGTCATCTCCGGTAAATGTTACTGGCAGAGATGTAGCCATTAGAGAGGCTACCCTCCGTGGCTGGAGATCTTTCAGTAAATCAGATGAGAATAGACATGGAACACAAGACAAAGAAGTTACTATTGGACATTTGACAAACAAAGGAATTTGTAATCTAATTGTGGTCATCAAGTACCTCATTCTAATTAAAGATTTCAATATTTAACTAAGCAACATTTTTACTGAATAAGGCTAGTAGTTGTTCATTCACACTAAATTGAAGGTGGTCTCTAGAATTACTTTAATCTggtctggaataaaaaaaaatggtcacAGCCACAAATGCAACAAATAGTATTCAATTGAAAAACTGGGAAACTCATAAATACAATTATCTTAATGACTAACTATTCTaagtttttgcttttctttttatctccatGACCAggttttaatactttttttttaaccatctTTCAGAGGAAATACACTACCTTGCTTCTGCTTAATTTGGAAAATAACTCATTAAGGcaatatttgaaacaaattaacaagggttttttttaatgaagacgTTAATTTATGTAAAAGTTTCTAACATAGAACCAGGTGTGATCTCAGACAGGTAGCTCAATTTGAAGGAACAGGACTGAAATCAAGTGATCTACTTCAATTTATTACACAAACTGGATTATAGGATTTAGCTGAAAGTCAGTGCTAGTGTCCCTGGGGTTAAACGGCACGCCACAGTCAATGTGTGACTGAAATGCTTCCTATCCAGGATTTGATGTCATCTCCGGTAAATGTTTCTGGCAGAGGTGTAGCCATTAGAGGGGCTACCCTCCGTGGCTGGAGATAAAACATTTGATAAAAACCTGAAATGCACAGAAAGTTGACAGCTACCTGTGTCCGGAACTAAAGAAGAGCTAAAAGAAAATCagaatttacaaatataaattttttagtCTGGaaaaaagttttcattttatgtctgttttcccatactggtatgggttaggTGAGTACACATCAAGAATGCATTGTGTTACATTCAGATGTTTTTGCTTGGCACTAAGCTTTATCTGGTTCACCAAACAAAGGATCTTTCTTTCCACACACATTAAGTGTACAGCCTAAATGTTGTTTAttatgttcatgatgatgatgatgatgatgcatttaaATCCAAGGTGGATGAAGCCAACAGACATGTTGCTACAAAATAGTATCAAGTTAGAAGCTACAATGCTTCACTGACTTTCATAGCATTACATCTTCCAACACAGATCTGTCAATACGCATCCAATATTACTCTCTGGTTAAGCATCCAAGCTTCTATCTACAGCCAAGCTGGGATTATCAactgaaataattcttttatttctttgatcCATTCCACTCATTTAGACAGTGGCCAAGCTCCACCATAAAGGTCTTAGACAATTATGTCAACCTCACAACATTGGTTTCTTTTATTATCCATCAAATTCCAATGTTAACCTCCAAAGTCTCTATACTAGAAGATAGCTGCCCTTAACATTGTCTAGTAAGAATGGACTTCATCAGCATGGAACCATTTCTGCAGCAAGTCCTTTAACAGAAAACTAAATCACTTCAAATTTCGTGAGACATTAGCATCTGAAGATAAAATGATAAACTGTCCCTGGGGTTAAACGGCACACCACAGTCAATGTGTGACTGAAATGCTTCCTATCCAGGATTTGATGTCATCTCCGGTAAATGTTACTGGCAGAGACGTAGCCATAAGAGAGGCTACCCTCCGTGGCTGGAGATGTTGCCATAATACAGACTTACTTCATACAATGTACAATGCTTGTTTGTTGTGTATCCATCTTAGACAAGTCAAAGACCTATGGAGTTGttgcccccccacccccaccccaccccagacacacacactttgctGTACACCAGAAACTGACACTTCACAAGCACATCAAGTTGAATCACATCTGAACTGACAATGCTGGCTGCTGTACTTGAAGTTGATACGACAAAACCCAAAAACATTGAGCCCATTCCTGTTGCCCACCTCAATGACACTTGTCAGGTCACATTTGCCAGAATGATTGAGAAAATAACGTTTGGTGGTGTGGATGTCGCAGCACAAATTCTACAAGACTGCAAGAAAAGATTTTAGCATTAATCCAGTTATGGGTTTTGCTCTTGAGGGATCAACCAGCTGCAGTCTTTATCAAGAAAGTTGCACTTGAGCAGGTCATGAGCAGACGAGCCAGTCGAATGAAGCCGAAAGCCAGTAGGGGAAGCTGCCAACCATTAgtcacatcatcatcagtatcaccaacatggatgtaaacacacatttTGTGATGATTTAATGGTGAGGGTATCTGACTCCTGACTGTAAGGTCAGGAGTTCAATTCCCAACAGCCCTctatatccttgagcaagacacttcatttcacattgctccaggccactcaggtggcaaaaatgagttgtacaagtagctcaaagggccagccttttcatactctgtgtcatgctgaatctccgtTAAGGGtacttgtgtctgtggagtggtcagTCACAAGCAGGCTGTacagttgatcaaatcaactggaacattcgtcatcacaaccgatggagtgccactgatgtgtgtgtgtgtgtgtgtaaatcagacAGCAGAGCCTGATACAATCTACTGACTTGCCAGGTTCTGTCAAACTGTCAGACCCAGTGATATCAATTTAGGAGACTAGTGCACATACATAATGGCAAAAGTACCATGCTgcgggattgaaccagaaaccatgcaGTTGTGAAGGAAACCtaaataccacacagccacaagtgTACCTAAGGATAAATATACCTTGGAAtcttctgtaaaaaaaattgtaattgaatCAAACTGCTGTACTTATCACTGCTCGAACTAAACTATGTCCCTGGGGTTAAACGGCACACCACAGTCAATGTATGACTGAATGCTTCCTATCCAGGATTTGATGTCATCTCCGGTAAATGTTACTGGCAGAGATGTAGCCATTAGAGGGGCTACTCTCCGTGGCTGGAGATGTTGCAATAAAAACgaatcaaaataataatggtttcaaatttgtccACAACGGCAACAATTTTGGAGGAgcagatgagtcaattacatcaaccccagtagtcaactggtacttattttatcaacaacgaaaggatgaaaggtgaagtcgacttcggtggaatttgaactcagaacaaatgaaaatactgctaagcatttcatccggcacgctaacaattctgccagttagccaccttaaaattaataataatgatgataatatgtaaAAGGAAGAAGTTGATAAAACTTAAATATTCTAAAGATgaaatcttgtaaaccaaataacCATTCACTAATACTGAATCAgaccaacatgctagaaataacaccaaAACTCGTTCAAATCATACTTAACTGAAGgatagtgtatctagaactacattatcttgtCTGAATTATGAGAGCTGCAATGGTTTTGGTTGTAAGTCTTAAGTTTAAACAAAGGATACTGAATTGAAAAACTTGAGGAAACTCATAAATACAATTATTTAATGATTGATTATTGTTGAAAATACAGGAATCAATTATTTACAAAACAACCCAAGCATTGTaatatttgctttaaaaaaagtgGTGTAAACTAAGTATAAATAGAGGGAAAGGGGAAACAGTTCCCTGGAATAAAGCCCTGCTCAAATCTGTTGATCCCTAAAAAAGTCTTTTTAAAGCCTATTAAAATCAAATCTAGATTTATTGCACTAACTAAAATTATAGGATTTAGCTGAAAGTCAGCGTTAGTGTCCCTGGGGTTAAACGGCACACCACAGTCAATGTGTGACTGAAATGCTTCCTATCCAGGATTTGATGTCATCTCCGGTAAATGTTACTGGCAGAGGTGTAGCCATTAGAGGGGCTACCCTCCGTGGCTGGAGATGCTGCAACAAAACAAGACAGCAGAATAGAAGTTACTATACAGGACACCTAACAAAGCTTCActcttaagcattcagattattcaagTCCAATGTAATGTCAATCTATTCGTATAGTTTGGAATTAACCATGCAATATCTCGTAGCTTTAAGATGTGAATATGATTGAggattttagaatgacattgcaaggtaggtgtgagaggccagatattaCCGAACTCTCACTTCTACCCCGACAATGTTATTCTGAAACTGGCAGGCGGTTTTGGCCAGGTCAAATGCTAAAAGGATTAAACAGACAAAAATTGACATCTCTTTGCAAATCACATCCTTAtcaagactgaaacaagttaacgttagtataataataataattcttttggcacgtaaaaagcacccactacactcacggagtggttggcgttaggaagggcatccagctgtagaaacactgccagataagactggagcctggtgcagccttctggcttcccagatccccggtcgaaccgtccaacccatgctagcatggagaacggacgttaaacgatgatgatgatgattagccacaagggctaatCAGCAGCAGCCTACAAGAGTTGTAGAATTTCTTTTGATTCAATTCATAGAAGAACACATTAATGGCTAAAATCAAGAGAAAAGTTATTTCGGACCTAGACTATTATTTGTAGATCTATGAAATTAGCAAGAGTTATGATAAACAGTTCAAAGTAACTGGATTGAAAAGCCAACAATACATTCCTATGAAGGACACCAGCACCTGAAACACACATTAACAATACTTAACAGTCATTAggaaaagtgaatattttaaaataatttattcactaCTTCTGAAATGATTCAAAGAAAAGTTAGAGAATCTACAAGCTATGTCCCTGGGGTTAAACGGCACACCACAGTCAATGTATGACTGAAATGCTTCCTATCCAGGATTTGATGTCATCTCCTGTAAATGTTACTGGCAGAGATGTAGCCATTAGAGAGGCTACCCTCCGTGGCTGGAGATCTTTCAGTAAATCAGATGGGAATAGACATGGAACACAAGACAAAGAAGTTACTATTGGACATTTGACAAACAGAGGAATTTGTAATCTAATTGTGATCATTCTAATTAAAGATTTCCATAAACTAAACATTTTTACTGATTAAGGCCAGTAGTTGTTCATTCACACTAAATTGAAGTTGGTATCTAAAATTACATTAATCTGGTCTGGAATAAAAAATGGTCACAGCCACAATGGAAAACACTGGGAAACTCATAAATACAATTATCTTAATGACTAATTATTctaagtttttttcttctttttatttccctGACcagtttttaatactttttttttaactatcttTCAGAGGAAATACACTACCTAACTCATTAAGGcaatatttgaaacaaattaacaaggcttttttttttatgaagacgTTAATTTATGCAAAAGTTTCCAACATAGAACCAGGTGTGATCTCAGACAGGTAGCTTAATTCGAAAGGAACAGGACTGAAATCAAATCATCTACTTCAATTTATTACACAAACTGAATTATAAAATTTAGCTGAAAGTCAGCGCTAGTGTCCCTGGGGTTAAACGGCACACCACAGTCAATGTATGACTGAAATGCTTCCTATCCAGGATTTGATGTAATCTCCGGTAAATGTTACTGGCAGAGATGTAGCCATTAGAGAGGCTACCCTCCGTGGCTGGAGATGttgcaataaaaatgaaaaaaaataataatggtttcaaattctgtaaGAAGGGCAGCAGTCTTGGAGGAGgtgaatcaattacatcgaccctagtattcaactggtactttctaAAGATgaaatcttgtaaaccaaataacCACTCACTAATACTGAATCAGACcaacatactagaaataacagccaaaactcaaggatagtgtatctagaactacataatCTTGTCTGAATTATAAGAGATGACCATAGCTGCAATGGTTTTGGTTGTAAGTCTTAATTTTAAACAAAGGATACTGAATTGAAAATTCAGgaattaatctctctctatataaacggcagtttgtctgtgcgtgcctctgtgtgtctgtttgcttgtaccctcactccgaccacggctttcaaccgattctgatgaaacttgacacacacatagcccaatgtcataattcaaaactaacgcagcgaaagttttgaaaagttcccccagttctgaaaaaaaatcgataaattcgacatggggtcgagaatcagaaacccaaaccacagaccgtctaggggacgcaactccaccttttttaactctcaaaaaaaaaaattaccatcattttttccccatttttttgctattttttggctataactctctaaaaatgctttatagttatttcccttacaaacctgagcaacgccgggcgatactgctagttatttataaaaCAACCCAAGTATTGTAATATTTGCTTTAAAaagtggtgtgtgtataaataggggGAAAAGGGAAACAGTTCACTGGAATATTGCTactaaaggtttttttaaagccttattaaAATCAAATCTCAAAATTTACTGCACTAATTAAAATTATAGGATTTAGCTGAAAGTCAGCACTAGTGTCCCTGGGGGTTAAACGGCACACCACAGTCAATGTGTGACTGAAATGCTTCCTATCCAGGATTTGATGTCATCTCCGACATATGTTACTGGCAGAGATGTAGCCATTAGAGGGGCTACCCTCCGTAGCTGGAGATGTTGCAATAAAATAGACGGGAATAGACATGGGATGGACAAGTGCAAGTTACTATAAGAGATTTGACCaactttaacccattagcatttaatccagccaaaTTATTCTCTGTTTTAAGTTCAACCTGGCCAGATCCTACGTctcccacctaccctacaatgctattTTGAGAGTATACAATCACATCACCGAAATATCAATGCTACAAGGTATGATCAGTGGAAAAtaagatgaataaataagcattacatttgacagagtaattcgagatgctaaaggattaaacacaAGCATTTGACATCTCTACGCAGCCCAGCTAACGTACCCCATTCtaagtaaaaattaatttaaaatgtgaattttataaatgtaattacACAATGGTCATTGCTGTTAATATAAACATCtatcgatgccagtaccgcctgactggtcctcatgccaatggcacgtaaaaagtacccactgcaCTTTTaggatggttggtgttaggaagggcatccagctgtagaaacactgccagatcagattggagcctggtgcagccttctggcttgccagccctcggtcaagccatccaaccattGCCAAcacggaaagcgga
This DNA window, taken from Octopus sinensis linkage group LG4, ASM634580v1, whole genome shotgun sequence, encodes the following:
- the LOC115210835 gene encoding 60S ribosomal protein L29-1, translated to MAKSKNHTNHNQNSKAHRNGIYRPKRFRCPSMKGVDRKYLRNLRFARKHNRLIPKEERREMREERHRIKMAKRAAAKAEAKTAVKATSTTTTS